Proteins from a genomic interval of Granulicella sp. L56:
- a CDS encoding ABC transporter permease, giving the protein MKPALWNPIRRILLTLPVIWVVVSVVFLLIHLVPGDPIAQMLGEGANTADIAALRHAYGFDASLSQQYIHYWRGILHGDLGQSLRLHDSVTHLVLQRYPYTLALTLAALLIGIAVSVPSGILSALHRNRWQDRALGVVSLVGLSFPNFALGPILIIIFSIYFGWLPVSTAGTGGIGDFLLHLILPAITLGLGLAAILTRMVRTAMLEELGQDYIRTARAKGLSENRIVYRHALRNALIPVLTVIGLQFGSLLSGAIVTETIFSWPGIGRLTLSAISNRDYALVQGCILAVGLTYVAINLLTDVAYTIANPRMRDQ; this is encoded by the coding sequence ATGAAGCCAGCTCTCTGGAACCCGATTCGCCGCATTCTGCTTACGCTGCCGGTCATCTGGGTGGTGGTCTCGGTCGTCTTCCTGCTGATCCATCTTGTGCCCGGCGACCCTATTGCGCAGATGCTTGGCGAAGGCGCGAACACCGCCGACATCGCCGCGCTGCGCCATGCTTATGGCTTCGACGCTTCTCTGAGCCAGCAGTACATTCATTACTGGCGCGGCATCTTGCATGGTGATCTTGGCCAGTCGCTGCGGCTGCATGACTCGGTGACGCATCTTGTGCTGCAGCGCTATCCATACACGTTGGCGCTGACGCTGGCTGCGCTGCTCATTGGGATTGCGGTGTCGGTTCCGTCGGGCATCCTCTCGGCGCTGCATCGCAACCGCTGGCAGGACCGTGCACTCGGCGTGGTCTCGCTGGTCGGGCTCTCGTTTCCGAACTTTGCGCTGGGGCCGATCCTCATCATTATTTTTTCCATCTACTTTGGCTGGCTTCCGGTATCGACTGCGGGAACTGGTGGCATCGGCGATTTTCTGCTGCACCTGATCCTTCCGGCGATCACGCTTGGCCTTGGCCTAGCTGCCATCCTCACGCGCATGGTGCGCACGGCGATGCTCGAAGAGCTGGGGCAGGATTACATTCGCACCGCGCGCGCAAAGGGGCTGAGCGAGAACAGAATCGTCTATCGCCACGCGCTGCGCAATGCGCTGATTCCTGTGCTGACAGTCATCGGACTGCAATTTGGGTCGCTGCTCTCGGGTGCGATTGTGACCGAGACCATCTTCAGTTGGCCGGGCATAGGTCGGCTTACGCTTTCGGCGATCTCGAACCGCGACTATGCGCTGGTGCAGGGATGCATCCTGGCGGTTGGCCTAACTTATGTCGCCATCAATCTGCTGACCGACGTGGCTTACACGATTGCCAACCCACGGATGCGCGACCAATAG
- a CDS encoding hemolysin family protein, giving the protein MLEWMLFRTIMVAFFILANSFFVAAEFALVSVRETRIQQLIALGRPGARTVLQLKHNIDEFLPAVQFGVTLAALALGWIGEPAVAQMILQLVHNWLNVLPAHAVLYAHTLAVIIAFGLITYFEVLLGELVPKSLALQRAERIALAVAGPMDVFIRITRPAVNLMNNSATLVLKLFRAPLHGEGAVHSPEEIKLIATATRRMGLLPPFQEEIIHRAIELNHVTVREIMTPRGKIFSLSADLLVEQASARIVEEQHSRIPVYDPANGPENIIGIVYSKDISRLMHFRGVALALGGKGSSGLTLRQVMHGLTVVPETKLAVELLQEFQERRRQMAIVVDEFGSTVGIVTAEDALEQIVGELDDEFDIVPRNLLLSSTGAMSLDGSTTLRDLDTQLRWSFPREAGVETLAGFLLAHLGHIPEVGESIEEGARRYSVAEMDGRRISRVTVQTLTSAKAIESGSREATA; this is encoded by the coding sequence ATGCTCGAATGGATGCTCTTCCGCACGATCATGGTGGCCTTCTTCATTTTGGCCAACAGCTTCTTCGTCGCTGCTGAGTTCGCGCTGGTCAGCGTGCGCGAGACGCGCATCCAGCAGTTGATCGCGCTGGGCCGTCCGGGGGCGCGCACTGTGCTTCAGCTTAAGCACAACATCGATGAGTTTCTTCCTGCCGTCCAGTTTGGGGTTACGCTGGCCGCGCTGGCGCTGGGCTGGATCGGAGAGCCTGCCGTCGCGCAGATGATTCTGCAACTGGTGCACAACTGGCTCAACGTTCTGCCTGCGCACGCCGTCCTCTATGCTCACACCCTTGCGGTCATCATCGCTTTCGGACTGATTACTTACTTTGAAGTTCTGCTCGGCGAGCTTGTTCCCAAGTCGCTGGCGCTGCAGCGTGCCGAGCGCATTGCCCTGGCTGTGGCAGGACCGATGGACGTATTCATCCGCATTACGCGGCCGGCGGTCAACCTGATGAACAACTCCGCGACGCTTGTGCTGAAGCTCTTTCGCGCACCGCTGCATGGGGAAGGCGCTGTCCACTCGCCCGAAGAGATCAAGCTGATTGCTACCGCGACCCGGCGCATGGGGCTGCTGCCTCCCTTTCAGGAGGAGATCATCCATCGCGCCATCGAGCTGAACCACGTCACCGTCCGCGAGATCATGACTCCGCGCGGCAAGATCTTTTCGCTGTCCGCCGACCTGCTGGTCGAGCAGGCCAGCGCTCGCATCGTCGAAGAGCAGCACTCGCGCATTCCTGTGTACGATCCTGCGAATGGGCCGGAGAACATTATCGGCATCGTCTACTCCAAGGACATCTCGCGACTGATGCATTTTCGCGGAGTGGCGCTCGCACTCGGCGGCAAGGGCAGTTCCGGCCTTACGTTGCGCCAGGTCATGCATGGGTTGACGGTGGTTCCCGAGACCAAGCTGGCGGTTGAGTTGTTGCAGGAGTTCCAAGAGCGTCGCCGCCAGATGGCGATTGTGGTCGACGAGTTCGGCTCGACCGTCGGCATCGTGACCGCCGAAGATGCGCTGGAGCAGATCGTCGGCGAGCTGGATGACGAGTTCGACATCGTTCCGCGCAATTTGCTCTTGAGCTCTACCGGAGCCATGTCGCTCGATGGCAGCACGACACTGCGCGATCTTGATACGCAACTTCGTTGGAGCTTTCCTCGGGAGGCCGGAGTGGAGACGCTGGCTGGATTTCTGCTCGCGCATCTCGGCCACATCCCCGAGGTCGGCGAAAGTATCGAGGAGGGAGCACGCCGCTACTCCGTCGCCGAGATGGATGGCCGGCGCATCAGCCGCGTCACCGTGCAAACGCTGACGTCTGCAAAAGCGATTGAATCCGGAAGCAGGGAAGCGACGGCATGA
- the trxA gene encoding thioredoxin yields MAGQFVTNINDASFEKEVLQSDQPVLVDFWAAWCGPCRALAPIVDEIANSYQGKLKVMKMDVDANTSTPARYGIRGIPALLIFKGGQVAEQIVGYVPKDTIDKSVLKVLA; encoded by the coding sequence ATGGCAGGTCAGTTCGTAACCAACATCAACGATGCATCCTTTGAAAAAGAGGTTCTTCAGTCGGATCAACCAGTATTGGTCGATTTCTGGGCCGCATGGTGTGGCCCCTGTCGCGCGCTTGCGCCGATCGTCGATGAGATTGCCAACTCGTATCAGGGCAAGCTTAAGGTCATGAAGATGGACGTTGATGCCAACACCTCAACCCCTGCGCGTTATGGAATTCGCGGCATCCCCGCACTGCTGATCTTCAAGGGCGGCCAGGTTGCCGAACAGATCGTGGGCTATGTCCCCAAGGACACCATCGACAAGTCTGTGCTTAAAGTTTTGGCATAA
- the thrB gene encoding homoserine kinase, translated as MTPLHLRLPATSANLGPGFDALGLAMALYLTIDAVETEAFSIRATGRNADRCGDAAHSLIFTTYNSVLAANGKPVTPLHLELNNEIPLGMGCGSSAAALLAGVLLANHFGELNWSGQQILEEACRREGHPDNVAACFLGGMTASANDGSRIVTATCGQSLNWKLLIALPSTSLATEKARALLPATYSRADAVANVQNTALLVSAFALNRGDLLRAAMQDRIHQPYRMEACPLLPRLLPLNGTPGVLGVALSGAGPSVLIIAEEAANGLTAAIRKAANDPELEIIQTTIAAGTTVQK; from the coding sequence ATGACGCCCCTACATCTGCGCTTACCTGCGACCTCCGCCAACCTTGGCCCCGGCTTCGATGCGCTGGGCCTTGCCATGGCTCTGTATCTGACCATCGATGCGGTGGAGACAGAGGCTTTTAGTATCAGGGCTACGGGACGGAATGCGGACCGTTGCGGCGATGCCGCCCATAGCCTGATCTTCACCACTTATAACAGCGTTCTCGCCGCAAACGGCAAGCCGGTTACGCCGCTGCATCTTGAACTGAATAACGAGATACCACTGGGAATGGGTTGTGGCTCCAGCGCCGCCGCGCTGCTGGCCGGGGTGCTGCTGGCGAATCACTTTGGCGAACTCAACTGGAGCGGACAGCAAATTCTTGAAGAGGCTTGCCGCCGCGAGGGGCATCCTGACAATGTTGCCGCCTGTTTTCTGGGCGGGATGACGGCATCTGCTAACGATGGAAGCCGCATCGTAACAGCAACTTGTGGGCAGAGTCTAAACTGGAAGTTGCTGATTGCGCTGCCTTCGACCAGCCTTGCCACCGAGAAAGCCCGGGCGCTTTTGCCTGCGACCTACTCTCGTGCCGACGCCGTGGCGAATGTGCAGAATACAGCGCTACTGGTCTCGGCATTTGCGCTCAATCGCGGCGATCTGCTGCGGGCGGCGATGCAGGACCGAATCCACCAGCCTTACCGCATGGAGGCCTGCCCTCTGTTGCCACGGCTGTTGCCGCTGAACGGAACGCCGGGTGTTCTGGGAGTGGCGCTTAGCGGTGCTGGGCCGTCGGTGCTGATTATTGCGGAAGAGGCTGCGAATGGGCTGACAGCCGCTATCCGGAAGGCTGCGAATGACCCTGAACTGGAGATTATTCAAACCACGATTGCTGCGGGAACCACCGTTCAAAAGTAG
- the thrC gene encoding threonine synthase, giving the protein MKVATHHLRCTECGAVIAGSAVNSIFRCPDCNGLYDVIYPWSPNTGSPDASNSNLPNASALRWLWQERRTSTLPLDQSGVWRFRDLFPIIENPDNVVTLREGNTPLYDLPRCAKAIGLNWLTAKHQGMNPTGSFKDTGMTAALSVAADRGFEWVACASTGNTSAAMAAYAARAGLRSIVFIPEGKIAWGKLSQSMDYGALTIQLKTDFDGCVRILTDLVTRFPIYLLNSVNPYRLEGQKTPAFEILEQLDWQVPDHIIVPGGNLANSSALGKGFMEMHRLGLISKMPKISIIQAEGANPLYRWFIDSNRIMRPVTADTRATAIRIGNPASWRKAANIIDRLGGWCEEVSEQEIALAKAQIGAEGVGCEPASAVTFAGLKKLVALGKVGREERVVLILTGHTLKDSQYTIDYHRGELLTEAENAQISASDQALHTALRKPPIVLEPDSDVVLRALESHMKIAQTV; this is encoded by the coding sequence ATGAAAGTCGCGACCCATCATCTTAGATGCACAGAATGCGGAGCCGTCATCGCTGGCAGCGCCGTAAACAGTATATTTCGCTGCCCGGACTGCAATGGGCTCTACGACGTCATCTATCCGTGGTCGCCTAATACCGGCTCGCCTGACGCGAGCAACAGCAATCTGCCTAATGCGAGCGCTCTCCGCTGGCTGTGGCAGGAGCGCCGCACCTCGACCCTGCCGCTGGACCAGAGCGGCGTCTGGCGCTTCCGTGACCTCTTCCCGATTATCGAGAACCCGGACAATGTGGTCACGCTGCGTGAGGGCAATACGCCGCTCTATGATCTGCCGCGCTGCGCCAAAGCGATTGGCCTGAACTGGCTGACCGCCAAGCATCAGGGCATGAATCCCACCGGCTCCTTCAAAGACACCGGCATGACTGCTGCGCTCTCGGTCGCTGCCGACCGTGGCTTCGAGTGGGTCGCCTGTGCCTCTACAGGGAACACATCGGCTGCCATGGCCGCTTATGCCGCTCGCGCCGGTCTGCGCAGCATCGTCTTCATCCCCGAAGGTAAGATCGCCTGGGGCAAGCTGTCGCAGTCGATGGACTACGGCGCGCTGACGATCCAGCTCAAGACCGACTTCGACGGCTGCGTGCGCATCCTGACTGATCTGGTGACGCGCTTCCCCATCTATCTGCTCAACTCGGTCAATCCCTATCGGCTGGAAGGGCAGAAGACTCCCGCCTTCGAGATTCTTGAACAGCTCGACTGGCAGGTCCCGGATCACATCATCGTTCCCGGCGGCAACCTCGCCAACTCTTCGGCGCTGGGCAAGGGCTTCATGGAGATGCACCGGCTTGGCCTTATCTCGAAGATGCCGAAGATCAGCATCATTCAGGCTGAGGGGGCCAATCCGCTCTATCGCTGGTTTATCGACTCGAACCGCATCATGCGGCCGGTCACGGCGGACACGCGCGCTACCGCCATCCGCATCGGCAACCCGGCCTCGTGGCGCAAGGCGGCCAATATTATCGACCGGCTCGGCGGCTGGTGCGAAGAGGTCTCGGAGCAGGAGATCGCGCTGGCCAAGGCGCAGATCGGAGCCGAAGGCGTGGGCTGCGAGCCGGCCTCTGCGGTTACCTTCGCGGGGCTCAAGAAGCTGGTTGCGCTGGGCAAGGTTGGCCGCGAGGAGCGCGTCGTGCTCATCCTTACCGGGCACACGCTCAAGGACTCGCAGTACACCATCGACTATCACCGGGGCGAGTTGCTGACCGAAGCGGAAAATGCACAGATCTCGGCTTCGGATCAGGCGCTGCATACGGCGCTGCGTAAGCCTCCTATCGTCCTTGAACCGGACTCGGATGTTGTGCTGCGCGCGCTGGAATCCCACATGAAGATAGCCCAGACCGTATGA
- the modA gene encoding molybdate ABC transporter substrate-binding protein, which translates to MRAVLLCLVMLSGFFGAEAAQGQKELHIAAAADLQPVMPVLAEAYEHATGIKLVVSYGSSATLTTQILNGAPMDIFLAADFIFPEKIVAAGLSDMKAPTAYAKGALVLWARKDSPLQPISMDKLTDPRVTRIAIANEDHAPYGRAAVAALKKLNIYDKVSSHLVVAENIAQTAQFVESGNAQLGLISLTTASTAHFKEIGTYVLVPTVYPEMRQCAVVMAKSEHRAEAHAFLDWLLTPAVQGNMSKLGLSAVQ; encoded by the coding sequence ATGAGAGCTGTTCTTCTTTGCCTGGTGATGTTGAGCGGGTTCTTCGGTGCGGAAGCGGCACAGGGCCAGAAAGAATTACACATAGCGGCAGCCGCTGATCTGCAACCGGTCATGCCGGTGCTGGCCGAGGCTTACGAGCACGCTACTGGAATCAAGCTTGTGGTGAGCTACGGATCGTCCGCCACGCTGACCACGCAGATACTCAATGGCGCACCGATGGACATCTTTTTAGCAGCCGACTTTATCTTTCCAGAAAAAATAGTAGCCGCTGGACTCTCCGACATGAAAGCTCCAACCGCCTACGCCAAGGGCGCGCTGGTGCTGTGGGCGCGCAAAGACTCTCCGCTCCAGCCCATCAGCATGGACAAACTGACCGACCCGCGTGTAACGCGCATCGCCATCGCCAACGAGGACCACGCGCCCTATGGCCGTGCAGCAGTGGCCGCGCTGAAGAAGTTGAACATCTATGACAAAGTATCTTCCCATCTCGTCGTTGCAGAAAATATCGCACAGACCGCCCAGTTTGTAGAGTCGGGCAACGCTCAGCTCGGCCTCATCTCGTTGACCACGGCAAGCACGGCACACTTCAAGGAGATCGGCACCTACGTCTTGGTGCCGACTGTCTACCCCGAGATGCGCCAGTGCGCCGTCGTCATGGCGAAGTCCGAACACCGCGCCGAAGCCCACGCCTTTCTCGACTGGCTGCTCACTCCAGCCGTACAGGGAAATATGAGCAAGCTGGGCCTGAGTGCGGTGCAGTAG
- the modB gene encoding molybdate ABC transporter permease subunit → MDFEALWLTLRLAASTTAILLVIALPLAWWIASGKGAARAVVQALVALPLVLPPTVLGFYLLVMLGPLTAPGRILTRIFGHSLAFSFSGLLVGSVLYSLPFAVQPLVAGFAVVDRGYIEASAGLGASPWRTFWSIVMPLTRGSLLTAAVLAFTHTVGEFGVVLMLGGNIPGATQTLSISLYDQVQDFQYKAANQTALALVVVSLIALIVIYSRRGSGLGRGELV, encoded by the coding sequence ATGGATTTCGAGGCGCTTTGGTTGACCCTGCGGCTGGCTGCGAGCACGACAGCGATTCTGCTGGTCATCGCGCTGCCACTGGCATGGTGGATCGCCTCCGGCAAAGGAGCCGCGCGAGCAGTCGTGCAAGCGCTCGTAGCCCTGCCGCTGGTCCTGCCGCCCACCGTGCTGGGATTCTACCTGCTGGTCATGCTGGGGCCGCTCACCGCTCCGGGACGCATCCTGACGCGAATCTTCGGCCACTCCCTCGCCTTCAGCTTCTCAGGCTTGCTGGTCGGTTCGGTCCTCTACAGCCTGCCCTTCGCCGTGCAGCCGCTGGTAGCCGGATTCGCCGTTGTAGATCGCGGCTATATCGAAGCATCAGCGGGACTAGGCGCGTCGCCGTGGCGCACCTTCTGGAGCATCGTCATGCCCCTGACCCGCGGTTCCCTCCTGACCGCTGCGGTACTGGCATTCACCCACACCGTTGGTGAGTTCGGCGTTGTGCTGATGCTCGGCGGCAACATCCCCGGAGCCACGCAGACGCTCTCCATCTCGCTCTACGACCAGGTGCAGGACTTCCAATACAAGGCCGCCAACCAGACCGCGCTGGCGCTGGTGGTCGTCTCTCTGATAGCGCTGATCGTGATCTATTCGCGGCGCGGCAGCGGACTGGGGCGAGGCGAACTTGTCTGA
- a CDS encoding ATP-binding cassette domain-containing protein produces MSERKPHLSFSMQHRQGALSFDAAFRLTEPWTVLFGPSGSGKTTILRAIAGLMRPDQGRIVLHGAATNVPTTLFDSATGTSLPAYRRGVRLAAQVAALFPNMTVQQNIAYGVPSASAEIVEEALQRFRLTGLAESMPWKLSGGERQRVAVARAAASAITVTGNSLLLLDEPFAGLHLPLRDELLDDLRSWLAAKKTPVLSVTHDVGEAFQLAAEVIKFSDGRVLEQGPVETVLAEERTRLLEQLSRLQQR; encoded by the coding sequence TTGTCTGAGCGCAAGCCCCATCTCAGTTTTTCCATGCAACACCGTCAGGGAGCACTCTCCTTCGATGCCGCCTTCCGCCTGACCGAGCCATGGACGGTCCTCTTCGGCCCATCCGGCAGCGGCAAAACAACGATCCTGCGAGCAATTGCAGGGCTGATGCGACCCGATCAGGGACGCATCGTGCTGCATGGCGCCGCGACAAATGTGCCGACGACATTGTTCGATAGCGCAACCGGAACCTCCCTGCCCGCCTATCGCCGCGGCGTCCGGCTTGCGGCGCAGGTCGCCGCGCTGTTCCCGAACATGACCGTGCAGCAGAACATCGCCTACGGCGTCCCGTCAGCATCGGCTGAAATCGTCGAAGAGGCACTCCAGCGCTTCCGCCTCACCGGGCTGGCCGAGTCCATGCCATGGAAGCTGTCCGGAGGCGAGCGTCAGCGAGTCGCCGTAGCCCGCGCGGCAGCCTCCGCCATTACCGTAACCGGCAACAGCCTGCTTCTGCTCGACGAGCCATTCGCCGGGTTGCATCTCCCCCTGCGCGACGAACTGCTCGATGACCTGCGAAGCTGGCTCGCCGCCAAAAAGACGCCTGTACTCTCCGTCACCCACGACGTCGGCGAAGCCTTCCAACTGGCCGCCGAGGTCATCAAGTTCTCCGACGGCCGCGTCCTCGAACAAGGGCCAGTCGAAACCGTTCTGGCCGAAGAGCGGACACGTCTGCTCGAACAACTCTCCCGGCTCCAGCAGAGGTAG
- a CDS encoding UDP-N-acetylmuramate dehydrogenase, whose product MPNLSIRVQEQVLLAPFTTFRIGGPASYFCEAASEAELVEAVQFARQHGLKIFILGGGSNLLVNDDGFDGLVIRIVIDEPVEPVEPFHDGRFVNYTAAAGTDWNAFVLRLCEQGISGVECLAGIPGLVGGTPVQNVGAYGQEVASTITAVRAFDLEAGVFVTLAHEQCGFAYRHSIFNTSQRGCYVVTAVTFRFDRDARPNLAYADLQRHFADWDANGPAPTPLDVYHAVRAIRHRKGMLIVEGEADCRSAGSFFKNPIVAPPALDRIAAKFHLPLSEIPHWPAADGQIKLPAAWLLEKAGFTKGFALGQAGISSRHTLALINRGHATAADILALRDSISAEVLSRFGIRLEQEPVQPSSGSV is encoded by the coding sequence GTGCCGAATCTTTCCATCCGCGTGCAGGAGCAGGTTTTGCTGGCTCCGTTTACCACCTTCCGCATCGGTGGGCCTGCGAGCTACTTTTGCGAGGCTGCTAGCGAGGCAGAGCTTGTCGAAGCGGTTCAGTTCGCTCGCCAGCATGGCCTCAAAATCTTCATTCTGGGCGGCGGCAGCAACCTGCTTGTGAACGATGACGGCTTCGATGGCCTCGTCATCCGCATCGTCATCGACGAGCCAGTCGAGCCTGTCGAACCTTTTCATGATGGCCGCTTCGTCAACTACACCGCCGCTGCCGGAACCGACTGGAACGCCTTTGTGCTGCGCCTGTGCGAGCAGGGAATCAGCGGCGTCGAATGCCTCGCGGGCATTCCCGGCTTGGTCGGCGGAACTCCCGTCCAGAACGTCGGCGCTTATGGGCAGGAGGTCGCCAGCACGATCACTGCTGTTCGGGCCTTCGACCTTGAAGCGGGTGTCTTTGTCACGCTTGCGCACGAGCAGTGCGGCTTCGCTTATCGCCACAGCATCTTCAACACCAGCCAGCGAGGGTGTTATGTCGTCACTGCGGTTACCTTTCGGTTCGACCGCGACGCTCGGCCAAACCTTGCTTATGCCGATCTGCAGCGGCACTTTGCCGATTGGGATGCGAACGGGCCCGCGCCGACACCGCTTGACGTCTATCACGCTGTTCGCGCCATTCGTCATCGCAAGGGGATGCTGATCGTCGAAGGAGAGGCGGACTGCCGCAGCGCTGGTTCCTTCTTTAAGAACCCTATCGTCGCGCCCCCCGCGCTCGACCGTATCGCCGCCAAGTTCCATCTTCCCCTCAGCGAGATTCCTCACTGGCCAGCCGCAGATGGGCAGATCAAACTTCCGGCTGCCTGGCTGCTGGAGAAGGCTGGATTCACCAAGGGGTTTGCCCTTGGTCAGGCTGGCATCTCGTCGCGTCATACGCTGGCGCTCATTAACCGGGGTCATGCTACGGCTGCCGACATTCTTGCTCTACGCGACAGCATTTCTGCCGAGGTGCTGTCCCGATTCGGAATCCGGCTGGAGCAGGAGCCGGTTCAGCCGTCTTCTGGTTCCGTCTAA
- a CDS encoding BrxA/BrxB family bacilliredoxin, producing the protein MYPEIMVIPMREELTRAGLTEARTAADVDTAVAQPGTTMVVVNSICGCAAGKMRPGVRLAMQHSAKPDHAVTVFAGQDREATEKARGYFGGHPPTSPAIAILRDGQLVYLMQRSAIETSTAPAIAQELTRAFDTYCTTTTA; encoded by the coding sequence ATGTATCCAGAGATTATGGTGATTCCCATGCGCGAGGAGCTTACCCGCGCAGGCCTGACGGAAGCCCGCACCGCAGCCGATGTAGACACTGCCGTGGCGCAACCGGGAACGACGATGGTGGTAGTGAACTCGATCTGTGGATGCGCAGCCGGCAAGATGCGCCCCGGCGTTCGCCTGGCCATGCAGCACAGCGCAAAGCCAGACCACGCGGTAACGGTATTTGCAGGTCAGGACCGCGAAGCGACGGAGAAGGCCCGCGGCTACTTCGGCGGCCATCCTCCCACCTCGCCCGCAATTGCGATTCTGCGCGACGGCCAGTTGGTGTACCTGATGCAGCGCTCGGCGATCGAGACCTCGACCGCTCCCGCCATTGCTCAGGAGTTGACGCGGGCGTTCGACACCTACTGCACGACGACCACTGCTTAG
- a CDS encoding sigma-54 dependent transcriptional regulator, whose translation MATSSYISSPFQPVAGIEPQGDPLTFPYLLKRADGEIVGDSATIKRLRLQIRRIGPHFRAVLIHGERGTGKERVARSLHRESVKTDEPFITAAPGNRISYLMKMARGGTLFFKDIDEMPLETQDELVDALRRHEWSQEGLAAPQKLGTRMIASTRQDLRGLVASGRFRQELYQRIAMVQIGVPCLRERMDDLPALTMHFLAEFERQYRQTITIAKNAMELLQSHCWPGNVQELRSVLQDAAVKNKGGVIESRELIFAPSPEKSWGQPTGEDLTKTARLQEVVDRHVLRVLNDCAGNKLRAAELLGISRSTLYRMLDSRSL comes from the coding sequence ATGGCAACCTCCAGCTACATCTCCTCTCCTTTTCAGCCTGTTGCAGGGATAGAACCGCAAGGCGATCCCCTCACCTTTCCCTATCTGCTCAAGCGAGCTGACGGTGAGATCGTCGGCGACAGTGCAACCATAAAGCGCCTGCGCTTGCAGATTCGCCGTATCGGGCCGCACTTTCGCGCGGTGCTGATCCATGGCGAGCGCGGGACAGGAAAAGAAAGAGTAGCGCGCTCGTTGCACCGGGAGAGCGTCAAGACCGATGAACCGTTCATCACGGCCGCCCCCGGCAACCGGATCTCATACCTGATGAAGATGGCGCGAGGAGGCACACTCTTCTTTAAGGACATCGACGAGATGCCTCTGGAGACACAGGACGAACTGGTGGATGCACTGCGAAGGCACGAGTGGTCGCAGGAGGGTTTGGCTGCTCCGCAGAAGCTGGGCACGCGGATGATCGCGTCGACCAGGCAGGATCTGAGGGGGCTGGTTGCGTCAGGGCGCTTCCGCCAGGAGCTTTATCAGCGAATCGCCATGGTGCAGATCGGTGTACCTTGCCTGCGCGAAAGAATGGATGACCTGCCCGCGCTGACGATGCACTTTCTGGCTGAGTTTGAAAGGCAGTACCGTCAGACGATTACGATTGCGAAGAATGCGATGGAGCTGTTGCAGTCCCATTGCTGGCCGGGCAACGTTCAGGAGCTGAGAAGCGTGTTGCAGGATGCGGCAGTGAAAAACAAAGGTGGAGTGATTGAGTCGCGGGAGCTAATCTTCGCTCCATCTCCGGAGAAAAGTTGGGGGCAACCCACTGGAGAAGACCTGACTAAGACGGCCCGGTTGCAGGAGGTCGTGGACCGGCATGTTCTCCGCGTTTTGAATGACTGCGCAGGCAACAAGCTGCGTGCGGCGGAGTTGTTGGGGATTAGCCGTTCGACGCTGTATCGAATGCTGGATAGCCGATCTCTTTAG
- a CDS encoding PadR family transcriptional regulator, with product MAGEPRLSHTAALILQAVNAGYVYGFSVMEVTGLPSGTVYPAMRRLERDELIRSHWEQQSIADAEQRPPRKYYKLTRGGNTTLEVSRKRYPLLTKLIASTEVESL from the coding sequence ATGGCAGGCGAACCTCGGCTCTCTCATACCGCCGCGTTGATTCTTCAGGCTGTCAATGCCGGTTATGTCTACGGCTTCAGCGTCATGGAGGTGACCGGCCTTCCCAGCGGAACGGTCTATCCCGCGATGCGACGGCTGGAGCGCGATGAGTTGATTCGCTCTCATTGGGAGCAGCAATCGATCGCGGATGCGGAACAGCGCCCGCCGAGAAAGTATTACAAGCTCACGCGAGGCGGAAATACCACTCTGGAAGTATCGCGAAAGAGATATCCGCTCCTCACAAAGCTGATCGCATCCACCGAGGTCGAATCCCTATGA